One genomic segment of Coffea arabica cultivar ET-39 chromosome 6e, Coffea Arabica ET-39 HiFi, whole genome shotgun sequence includes these proteins:
- the LOC113739989 gene encoding transcription factor-like protein DPB isoform X1 has protein sequence MVNNNQEDGERNHSALSRGGNGGGGGATRSWGTTVSGQSVSTSGSVGSPSSRSEAAMATPASEGTFLKLNNLDIQGDDAGSQGTAGNRKKKRGQRAVGGDKSGRGLRQFSMKVCEKVESKGRTTYNEVADELVAEFADPNNTISSPDQQQYDEKNIRRRVYDALNVLMAMDIISKDKKEIQWKGLPRTSLNDIEELKNERLGLRNRIEKKAAYLEELEEQYVGLQNLIQRNEQLYGSGNAPSGGVALPFILVQTRPHATVEVEISEDMQLVHFDFNSTPFELHDDNYVLKAMKFCERPQSDNVPQNVSADGGESSMANVFQPQVHQPSIPSIPARPPTSPPLPGILKARVKHEH, from the exons ATGGTGAATAATAATCAAGAAGATGGAGAGAGGAACCATTCAGCCCTGTCTAGAGGTGGGAATGGGGGAGGGGGTGGAGCCACCAGATCATGGGGCACCACAGTTTCTGGCCAGTCTGTCTCGACAAGTGGCAGTGTAGGATCCCCCTCTAGCAGGAGTGAGGCGGCAATGGCTACTCCGGCCAGTGAGGGCACTTTCCTTAAGTTAAACAACCTTGATATTCAAGGTGATGATGCTGGATCTCAGGGGACGGCTGG TAacaggaagaagaaaagaggtcAACGTGCAGTTGGAGGGGATAAGTCTGGTAGAGGGCTTCGACAGTTTAGCATGAAAG TTTGTGAGAAAGTAGAAAGCAAAGGGAGAACTACTTACAATGAG GTTGCAGATGAACTAGTGGCTGAATTTGCAGATCCCAACAATACTATTTCATCTCCAGACCAG CAACAATATGATGAAAAAAATATACGACGAAGAGTGTACGATGCTCTGAATGTCCTTATGGCAATggatataatttcaaaagataaaaaggaaatacAGTGGAAGGGTCTACCACGTACTAGTTTGAATGATATTGAAGAGCTAAAG AATGAGCGACTTGGATTAAGGAACAGGATTGAGAAGAAAGCAGCCTATTTGGAAGAACTGGAGGAACAA TACGTAGGTCTTCAGAATCTCATACAACGCAACGAACAATTGTATGGGTCAGGAAATGCTCCCAGTGGTGGTGTCGCGTTACCGTTTATACTGGTCCAG ACTCGTCCTCATGCCACAGTTGAGGTGGAAATATCAGAAGATATGCAGCTGGTGCATTTTGATTTCAATAG CACTCCTTTTGAGCTACATGATGATAATTATGTTCTCAAAGCAATGAAATTTTGTGAGAGGCCACAGAGTGACAATGTGCCACAAAATGTTTCTGCTGATGGAGGTGAAAGTTCCATGGCCAATGTGTTCCAGCCTCAAGTCCATCAACCTTCGATACCAAGCATACCAGCTAGGCCTCCCACCTCTCCTCCCCTTCCTGGAATACTCAAGGCGCGTGTCAAACATGAGCATTAG
- the LOC113739989 gene encoding transcription factor-like protein DPB isoform X2, producing the protein MVNNNQEDGERNHSALSRGGNGGGGGATRSWGTTVSGQSVSTSGSVGSPSSRSEAAMATPASEGTFLKLNNLDIQGDDAGSQGTAGKKKRGQRAVGGDKSGRGLRQFSMKVCEKVESKGRTTYNEVADELVAEFADPNNTISSPDQQQYDEKNIRRRVYDALNVLMAMDIISKDKKEIQWKGLPRTSLNDIEELKNERLGLRNRIEKKAAYLEELEEQYVGLQNLIQRNEQLYGSGNAPSGGVALPFILVQTRPHATVEVEISEDMQLVHFDFNSTPFELHDDNYVLKAMKFCERPQSDNVPQNVSADGGESSMANVFQPQVHQPSIPSIPARPPTSPPLPGILKARVKHEH; encoded by the exons ATGGTGAATAATAATCAAGAAGATGGAGAGAGGAACCATTCAGCCCTGTCTAGAGGTGGGAATGGGGGAGGGGGTGGAGCCACCAGATCATGGGGCACCACAGTTTCTGGCCAGTCTGTCTCGACAAGTGGCAGTGTAGGATCCCCCTCTAGCAGGAGTGAGGCGGCAATGGCTACTCCGGCCAGTGAGGGCACTTTCCTTAAGTTAAACAACCTTGATATTCAAGGTGATGATGCTGGATCTCAGGGGACGGCTGG gaagaagaaaagaggtcAACGTGCAGTTGGAGGGGATAAGTCTGGTAGAGGGCTTCGACAGTTTAGCATGAAAG TTTGTGAGAAAGTAGAAAGCAAAGGGAGAACTACTTACAATGAG GTTGCAGATGAACTAGTGGCTGAATTTGCAGATCCCAACAATACTATTTCATCTCCAGACCAG CAACAATATGATGAAAAAAATATACGACGAAGAGTGTACGATGCTCTGAATGTCCTTATGGCAATggatataatttcaaaagataaaaaggaaatacAGTGGAAGGGTCTACCACGTACTAGTTTGAATGATATTGAAGAGCTAAAG AATGAGCGACTTGGATTAAGGAACAGGATTGAGAAGAAAGCAGCCTATTTGGAAGAACTGGAGGAACAA TACGTAGGTCTTCAGAATCTCATACAACGCAACGAACAATTGTATGGGTCAGGAAATGCTCCCAGTGGTGGTGTCGCGTTACCGTTTATACTGGTCCAG ACTCGTCCTCATGCCACAGTTGAGGTGGAAATATCAGAAGATATGCAGCTGGTGCATTTTGATTTCAATAG CACTCCTTTTGAGCTACATGATGATAATTATGTTCTCAAAGCAATGAAATTTTGTGAGAGGCCACAGAGTGACAATGTGCCACAAAATGTTTCTGCTGATGGAGGTGAAAGTTCCATGGCCAATGTGTTCCAGCCTCAAGTCCATCAACCTTCGATACCAAGCATACCAGCTAGGCCTCCCACCTCTCCTCCCCTTCCTGGAATACTCAAGGCGCGTGTCAAACATGAGCATTAG